From the genome of Desmodus rotundus isolate HL8 chromosome 2, HLdesRot8A.1, whole genome shotgun sequence, one region includes:
- the LOC128780244 gene encoding tumor necrosis factor-inducible gene 6 protein-like, translated as MIFLIYFFVLLWVGAHGWGKMNDIFDTSIELEQVGGVCHIKAPSGKYKLTYAEAKAVCVYEGGHLATYEELEAARKLGFHVCAAGWMAKGRVGYPMVRPEPKCGFGKTGIIDYGVRLNRSERWDAYCYNPHAKECGIAFTNPKKVFQPPGFPNGYVDNQVCYWYVRLQYGEPIEPSVPDYDKEGDQNDLATDDLYDSYDDTSEDVGSDSDEDILQGSSSTGCRKISCGAASPRSQGHRQLRV; from the exons ATGATCTTCTTAATATACTTCTTTGTCTTGCTGTGGGTAGGGGCTCACGGATGGGGAAAAATGAACGATATTTTTGACACATCCATAGAGCTTG AACAAGTAGGAGGCGTGTGCCACATAAAAGCTCCGTCTGGCAAATACAAGCTCACCTATGCAGAAGCAAAGGCGGTGTGTGTATATGAAGGTGGCCATCTCGCCACTTATGAGGAGCTAGAAGCAGCCAGAAAACTTG GATTTCATGTCTGTGCTGCTGGGTGGATGGCCAAGGGCAGAGTTGGATACCCCATGGTGAGGCCAGAGCCCAAGTGTGGATTTGGAAAAACTGGTATTATTGATTATGGAGTCCGTCTCAATAGGAGTGAAAGATGGGATGCTTATTGCTACAACCCACATg cAAAAGAATGTGGTATTGCCTTTACAAATCCAAAGAAAGTTTTTCAACCTCCAGGCTTCCCAAATGGGTATGTCGATAACCAAGTCTGCTACTGGTACGTTAGACTCCAGTACGGTGAGCCTATTGAACCGAGTGTCCCGGACTATGACAAGGAAGGTGACCAAAATGACTTGGCTACAGATGATCTATATGACAGTTACGATGATACCTCTGAGGATGTGGGAAG TGACTCTGATGAAGACATTCTACAAGGCTCCAGTAGTACAG GATGCCGCAAAATTTCTTGCGGGGCAGCCTCCCCTCGATCCCAAGGCCATCGACAACTCAGAGTGTAG